The Lepus europaeus isolate LE1 chromosome 5, mLepTim1.pri, whole genome shotgun sequence genome includes the window gagccaggagccaagagcttgacCCGgttctctcacgcaggtgcagggacccaaccacttgggtcaccttgtactgcttttccaggccatagcagagatgctggatggaaagtgcagctgccgggactcaaacctgcgtccatatgggaggctggcgccgcaggcggagtcttagcctactagggcacagcatcagcccctccagTGACTTCTACACTCCTGTAGCAGTGATTAAGGACTCTCCAATTCCATCTTCAGGACAGAGGCGGCAGGAGTGTAACTGTACTTTGATTCCGTTTCTAATAATTATCCAGGAGTTTATCACCTTTCTGATGGATAATTGCTTCGGCTTCTCCCACCTCACCGGAGTTCATGTAAAACTAAGGAAGTTTCTTCAAAGTGGAAACACGAAAACCGTGTGTTTCAGGAAGGCTGAAGAGTGCCTTAGAAGAGCCAGAAACAACTCTCGGGGTTTGGGGAGGTGCCCGCAAGAGTTTCCTGAGGTCGCTATTCTGAGCATGAACGGAAGTCACCCTTGAGCTGCCTGCCAGTGATTTTAATAACAGGTACCGTATTCAAGAAGTGGCAATCCGTTTCTACTCCGTTCTTCCTGATGCACCCACAAGCAGGTGACCAGGTGACAAATTTCTTTATTATGAGGAACTAGATTGCATTTAGATACGTCTAAAAGAGACCTAACGCCTCACCTTCCCATAGTAAAGATGGTGGTACTCTGAGCCTAAATACCGGTAACACCACTTCCGTGattcccttgtgccctggaccAAGATGGCGGACGAGGCCACACGGCGTGTGGTTTCTGAGATCCCAGTGCTGAAGACTAATGCCGGACCCCGAGATCGAGAATTGTGGGTGCAGCGACTGAAGGAGGAATATCAGTCTCTTATCCGGGTCAGTTGTATTTCTGTGGCCAGCCGCGTCTCGGACGGGTTGCGGGTAATTGGGTGTCCTCAGAAATAGGCTCCGTGTGGAAGCCGTTTCCGGTTTTGAAGTTTTAACGCCCAAGTTCAAAGAAACGGGACGATTTTGGGGCTGGGGGATTCTGGAGggatggtggggagggggctgaagAGCTTAGGTTAGGAGCACCGCGGGGCCAGACTTAGAGACTAAACACAGCAGTTACGTGACGGACACGCCTCCTCGGAAGGTGACGTGTCTCTCTGACTCCGGTGTTTGCTCTCCTAGTTGTAGAAGAGAGGGTAAAAAGTACTACTTGGGGCCCCGGGTTTAAGTCTGCCTCTTTTTGCTCCCTCCACTCTGTCTGAGGGAGGGACGCGCATGAGGGCTGAAAACTCAAGCAGGTATTCCTTGCAGAGAGTTGCAGATCGCAGCTCCTAGTTAGAAACGAGACTTCTCAGCTAATTTTCCTGCtatggaaagagaagaaaatttgtTTCCCATATAGTGGTCTCTATTGTTTCGTTGGCCAGCAGCTCTCCCACGTATTCATTCACGGGAGAAAAATTTTATTATGCACCTCTTACCAGCTATGGAGGGGATGCAAAACTGAATAATATGGATTCTACTGAAGTAGACGAAACATTGTCCTACAGTGGTTAAGTGGAGAGTCAGGGACAGACACGGAAACAGCTAGTATGTTTTGACAGCTTGAGAAGAGATACCCAATTCAGTATGGGCTTACTAAGAGAAGATGTCTTGAAAGAAGTAATACTTGAACTAAGGTTTAAAGGGTGAACATAAGTTAGCTTCTAAAATGTAGGGGTAGGAGAAGGATACTCAAGGCATAAGGTCAGTGTGAATACAGGCATGGAAACTAGAAATGGCTCGATGTGTATGAAGAAATGCGAGTGCTTCAGAGCGGCTAGGGCACCAAGTGTGAAGCAGGGAGTGGTAAACAAGGCTAAAGAGAGGCTTCAGAACTTGGATTTTATTTTGGAGGCTTTGGTAAGCCATTAAGCTAAGGAATAACATGGTCAGAtttggtgttttatttttaaaaaattatttatttacttgaaaggcagagttgcagagagaaaaggcaagagagatcttctgtctgctggctcactccccaaatggctctaacagcccaggctgggcctggtcaaagccaggagcctggagcttctgacttgagccatccgctgctgctttcccaggctcattagcaaggagctggattggaagtggtcttgaactggtgaccatatgggatgcccgcctcacaggcagctgctttacctgctatgccacaaagctggcccccatatttgattttatgtcaaTCACAATGAcattatggagggaaaaaaatgttCTTGGCAGGGGTAAGATTGAAGGCAGAAGATAAGAAAGGATACATCATTAACCCAAGGGAAAGAAAGATGATGATCTAAGCTAGGCAGTTGTGAGGATCTGAAGACCGTTCCAAAGGGAAAATTAGAAAGACTGGTGGAATGGAGGAGAGAGGGTCAAGGCTGATTCCCAGGATTTTGGCCTGGGTAACAGTGACTACTAACACTGCTGTCTGAGATTGAGTGTGCAGGAAGAGGAATGGGTCTGAAGGAACGTTATCAATTCCAGATGGAAGTGCTGAGTTTGAGGTGCCTGTGAAATGAAGGTAGAAATGTCAATATACAGTTAGATACTATAGTCTGAAGTTCTAAGGCAGGGTGGAACATCCAATCGTATTGGCTTGTGAGGCCTGTGAAATTGTTTGAACTGGTCCTGCCAATGCAACTGCAGGCaagactcgaaattcaataagtCTATCAcagtctagttttcttttttttaagatttatttatttatttatttgaaaagcagagagagggagaggcagagagagagagagaaagagagagtgagctatctattcactagtttactccacagatggctgcaacaacaggagtgggccaggctgaagtcaggagccaggagctttatccagggctcccacatgggtgcagagaccttagcacttgggccatctttctctgctttcccaggtgcattagcagggagctggatcagaagtggaacagctgggaatagaacttgtacccatatgagatgacagATGATAGTGGGCTAAgtttctacctgcagtgctggcatcccatgtgagtactggttcatgtcccagctgctcttctttcaatcgaactctctgctgtggcctgggaaggcagtagaagatggctcaagtgcttgggccctgtacctgcgtgggaaacccagaagaagctcctgttcctgtctttcaagtaaataagtaaatcttaaaaaaaaaaaaaaaaaaaaaaaagactggccgttgtggccagttggaagtaaaccagtggatggaagacctctctctctctgcctcaccattTCTCTGGGTATCTCTGGTGGTACTCGAAttagcgcccatataggatgccgacactgcaggcggtggctttacccactaagccacagtgccggccccatcctattaaaaaaaaaaaaagggaagaaaaagaaagaaagaaagaaaagctgggAAAACATACTGAAAGAGAAAGTgatcacattttgttttgttttggtggggGACTGCcctcgcctccccctccccctcagaggcTTCATTCTCTGCTTTTAGTATGTGGAGAACAACAAGAATGCGGACAATGACTGGTTCCGACTGGAGTCCAACAAGGAAGGCACTCGGTAGGCAGACCCTCTTGGGAGGTTTGGGTTGGGAGTCTCACCTATCTTAAGCATTTTAGTGTCCCAAAGCCACGGCCAGAGCTTCCCTGTCTCATGTTAGCTGTCCCCACTCTCACAACTTCACAATTCCCCAGTTCCCATCCCATGAAATCCTCCAGGCTGGTGGCCTAAGCCCAGATGTTATTGAGTGTGAAAAGAAAGGGAACACTGAACTGAGGTTTGGTCTTTGTTACAGGTGGTTCGGGAAATGCTGGTACATCCATGATCTCCTCAAATACGAGTTTGACATTGAGTTTGACGTGAGTGTGTTggagtgggagataggaaggTTAGTAGAAGGGGTGTAGGTGATTGTTCACAAGGTCATCTTTCTTGAAGGGACCAAAGGTTCTTCAACTGGGAGGGGAAAGCCGAGGTTTGAAGCAACTGTAAGTTACAGTTACTGACCTCCTGGTGTGTACAGGCTGCTTAGGGAGTTTGTGGAACATTTCAATCCGACCAAGGAACACATGTGCTTGATTAGATTAGTTCCTtgctctcctggtctctgtcttaTGAAGGCTTTGTGATTCCTCCAGATTCCTATCACATATCCCACCACTGCTCCAGAAATTGCAGTCCCTGAGCTGGATGGAAAGACAGCAAAGATGTACAGGTAGGACCACACAGAAGACGAGGAAAGGTCAAACAAAGCTTTAGGAAAGAACTCAGGAGGCTGAAGATTTTCCGAGTCTGCTCATCAGAAAGGCTGCAGCCTCCCTCTGATAAGCCTGAGCAAAGTACTTGGTTACTTGGTTTTTAATTCTGGCCAATGGTCTTCCTGTTTCACGTAGCAGCAGAGGCTGCTGCTATGGTGAACTTTGCATGTCAACACCTTCCTCTTGTACCTCTCACAGGGGTGGCAAAATATGCCTGACTGACCACTTCAAACCTCTGTGGGCCAGGAATGTGCCCAAGTTTGGACTAGCTCATCTCATGGCTCTGGGGGTAAGTTTGTATTTTAGTATATGAAGGGGAGGCCCTGAGTGGTACAACACAAGTAGCCCAGGGTAAAACAAGGAATACCCACATTGTCCTCTGGGCATGTTCACTCAGCATCTCTCTCCAGGAGGGAGACGCTGATGGAACAAGAGGCATTGACTGGGTGGTGGTAATCTCACAGGGTCTCCCTTGTATTGCAGCTGGGTCCATGGCTGGCCGTGGAAATCCCTGATCTGATCCAGAAAGGCGTGATTCAGCACAAAGAGAAATGCAGCCAGTGAAACATCAAGCCACTGAGGCGCCACAGACTACATTTCCGTTTTCCTGTGCATCGTTCTTCTTACTCATCTGACTGCTCCCTCCCATACTCCCCCTCCTCTAGACGTTACTAAGTAGCTGCAGCAGGCATTGctgggaaaagggaaaaaaaatacacagtatCACAATTGAGTTTCTAAATTAGGCTGCACAGGGAAGGGAAGGACTTGGGCCTTGGGAATCCCGGAGGCGATTTCTATGCCCTCCCCAGGTGCAAATCCTGGAGGCATAGAGGGTGTACATAGCCTTTTTCGTTTTCGGAAACAACCCATCAATAAAACAAACAGCTGCTTCCTCGGTTAGCCTGTGGTCCTCATTGGTGGCTGTTAATAGAGGCCCATGAACAGCTACACgaggttgggagggagggggaaatggAACGTGCTGTGGTCAGGAGCCGGGCAGTGTAAGGGAGTTTGACCGCTGTTCCTGCTGCTGCGATCTGCCGTTGACTTTTAGCGGTGAGCCGTGCTTCCCCCTACTGCTTTGGCCTGCGAGGAGCCTGAGGAATGGTTTTGCAGAGCCAGCATTCCTTGCCCTCCAGGACTCTTCCCGTCCCTATGTGGAGTGCTAGATGCTTCTCCACTGTTCTGCAGGCTAGACCCAGGCTTGCAGCCACAGCAACACCGCTGTTGTCTGGGAAGGATCTGTGCTGCGAGCCTGCGACTGTCGGGGCCGCGCCCTGCTGGGCCACGGGATAGGGCGAAGGGACCCAATCCCTCAGAAACTGGCTTTGCAGCAGTGTTAAAGGCcactctgggctgggctgggaactAGCGGTCCTAAAGTTGGCTGCGTTTCCATGGTGTCGGCCGCGGAGCCAGCGGGGCGGGCCCACGCAAGCGCCAAGGAGGTGGGTGGGAGGACGCCGAGCGTGGGTGCGCAGGCGCTCTGAGAGACGGTGAAGCCGGTGGCCGGTGGCCGGGCGGGACCAACAAAGATGGCGGCGGCCCCTGCGGCGGGAGAGATCTGGGCAACAGCTGCGGCTAAAGCTGCAGCCAGGCCCGCGGGTGGGCTGCTCGGGGGCAATAGGGGGTGGCCCTGAGCTGGGGCCTGGCCCCCAGCTGGCCTCCCCCGCCGCCTCACCGGGGGACAGGTACGGGTCCGGGGCGTTATGgcgtggggcggggggcggccgaGGGAAGACTGCTGCAAGACCCAAGAGGACGCTCGCCACAAAGGCCGAGGTGCCGGCGAGCCAGCGGGGCCTGGGAGAACTGGGCTGGAGGGACAGCATTCCCCGACCGCGGAGAATACGCGCCGGACCCCGTAGCCAATCAGCGGCCTCGGCCTTTCTGCCCTCGAGGGGGGCGGATCCGGGTAAAGCCTTGGTGTGGTGGGAGAGGTGCAGAGATTCGGGGTCAAGGAGTTGTGCCTTCTTCCAGGACCACTCCCTCCCGCTGAGCCCTGACACCATGTCAGTGGTTGGaagtggttggggggggggggagcgaggagggaatggGTCGCAAGTCGCCCGTTTAGTCTGCCTCATTTGCAAcgaggaggggcgggggctgaGGATGGAATATACTGCCTTTTGAGCTACCCTTGTATCCGCACTCCCGTCTGACCAGAGGTCCTAAGTGACCCAGGGCACATTGCACTTGGCTAGCCAGGTATGAAGGCCCTTGTTAGGAGCTTATAGGTGATTTAAAGACCACCCCTATAGAGACTCCCGCTGGCTTCTCTgcgagggagggggtgggggatacAGAAAGGATCAAAGGCATGGGCTGCtaccattcattcatttgcttaGTCGATGAAGGATACTAAGTATTTCCTTTGTGCCAAGCACCGTGCTGGGTACTGGGGAAATAGTAGCTGATTTGTTAGACACGGTTCCTCCCTCAGTGCATGCAGAAGCTAGGACTGTAGCTTAGGTTCCCATCGCTGTCCatccccaaatgctcaccctctcttctcctcccaggTCCAGCCTGTGGTATCCACAATGCCCCAGGCCTCTGAGCACCGCCTGGGCCGGACCCGAGAGCCACCTCTTAATGTCCAGCCCCGAGTGGGATCCAAGCTACCATTTGCCCCTCGGGCCCGCAGCAAGGAGCGCCGCAACCCAGTCCCTGGGCCAAACCCCATGTTACGACCTCTGCCTCCCCGGCCAGGTCCCCCAGATGAACGGCTCAAGAAACTGGAGCTGGGACGGGGACGGACCTCGGGCCCTCGTCCCAGGGGACCCCTTCGGGCAGATCATGGGGTTCCCCTGCCTGGCTCACCACCCCCGACTGTGgctctccctctgccatcccgGACCAATTTAACGCGTTCCAAGTCtgtgagcagtggggacttgCGTCCAATGGGGATTGCCTTAGGAGGGCACCGTGGTGCTGGAGAGCTAGGGGCTGCACTGAGCCGCCTGGCACTCCGGCCTGAGCCACCCACCTTGAGACGCAGCACCTCTCTCCGCCGCCTCGGGGGCTTTCCTGGGCCCCCCACCCTGCTCAGCATACGGACAGAGCCCCCTCCTTCCCACGGCTCCTTCCACATGGTATCTGCCCGGCCCTGTGAACCCTTCTACTCTGATGACAAGATGGTGAGGACTTGTGTGCCCATGCTCCTGTGTGCCTCCAGTGTGCCTCTCCCGATCCCCTTCTCCCTAAGTTCCTTTCTCGGCCCCTCATTACACCAGTGGACTCTCTCCTTCCCTATTCCTAAGGTCTCATAGACCCTTTTCAGGTTTTCCAGCATCGCGTGCCATTTTGGTTCCCAAGGAATTAACCCAAGTGTTCAGAATTCTTATTTGAGTCCCCAGATCCTTCCCGTCCCtcgctgctccttctcccctagGACTCTGCCTAATGAGTCTCTGGAGCTGAAGAGGGGCGGGCTTAGCACATCTGAGCTAATGTGGTTGCCCATTTTCCTGAGCGAAGTGAGCTGGACTGACTGCAGCTGGAGCCAGCAGGAAAGGGCCACGGGGGCAGGAGGGGGTTTTGGGGgtagcagggtgggggtggggagcagctgggccacaatgccagtgctGGGAGAGTTGCCCCAGGAGCTGCAACGCAGACTAGCTGGGCAGAGGAGGAAATGGGGCACAGAGGGGACAGCCATGGCTGAGTCTGTGGTCCATTCAGCCGTGATGGGTCTGCTGCTCATGACCAGTGAGGTAGGGAGCCTGGAATACCCAGTGAGGGAAGCACAGGTTGAGTGGGGGAGGCAgtgggcagcaggtgccaggTAGAGCGTGTGGGAACTTGCTGATTGTACCCTCGCCTCCTAGGCTCATCACACGCTGCTTCTGGGCTCCGGTCACGTTGGCCTCCGAAATCTGGGAAACACGGTGAGAGCCCTTCTGTCCTCTAGAAGGAACGTGGAGGTGTGTTGGGCAGCGGGCAGGAGGGGCACCTGCAGGccccggcgggggtgggggcggggcgggtgggTGTATGGACGTGGAGTCTGGAGAGATGATGGCAGTGTCACTCCCGCTCCCCAGTGCTTCCTGAATGCCGTGCTGCAGTGTCTGAGCAGCACTCGGCCTCTTCGGGACTTCTGTCTGCGAAGGGACTTCCGGCAAGAGGTGCCTGGAGGGGGCCGGGCCCAAGAGCTCACCGAAGGTGGGGCAACAACTCCTGCTTCCTCCATttagctccctctccccctggctGCCAGTGCTGGTGGCCCCCAAGCCTTTAGTCGGGCACTTCTGTATCCATTTTTCCCAGTGCCTGCTTTGCTAGAGGCTTTTTTTCCTGCCATCTGAGCCTTCCGGTGCTGGCCTCTTCCAGACATTCACTTTCGCTCCCCTCCCCACGCCCTCCCCGACAGCCTTTGCAGATGTGATCGGTGCCCTCTGGCACCCTGACTCCTGCGAAGCTGTGAACCCTACTCGATTCCGAGCCGTCTTCCAGAAATACGTTCCCTCCTTCTCTGGATACAGGTGGGAGAGCCTGGCCATGTCTGAGGGTAAGGCCAGGTGGGGGCCTGGGCAGTATTGTTCTGGGCCTGGAGATGTTTTTATCCTGCAAGTGGGGACCCCATCTGGGCAGGGCTAATGTCTGGATGAGCACGGATCGTGGCCCACACTCTCTCGTCTGGCTGTAGCCAGCAGGATGCCCAAGAGTTCCTGAAGCTCCTCATGGAGCGACTACACCTTGAAATCAACCGACGAGGCCGCCGGGCTCCCCCGATCCTGGCCAGCGGTCCAGCTCCCACTCCACCCCGCCGAGGAGGGGCGCTGCTAGAGGAGCCTGAGTTAAGGTAAGGGCCGCGTCCCTGCCCTCGTGTCCCCGGTAGATCCGCAGTGACATGCAGCCTTCACAGAACACTGCTTATCAAGACTgaagtggcaggggctgggaaaCCCGTTAGCGTACAACATGGTTTAAgaagcagtgaaaaaaaaaaaaaagcagtgcagAAGTGAAAGGAAGGAAGTGGGGGAGGAAGACGGAGGGGTGCAGATGGAGGCAGAAGATATGCCGGGAACGTCACTCCGGAGGGAGGGGACAGTTTATAACAGAGCTCACTAGAAGGGTTTGAAGCTAGGTGGAGGGAGACAGCCTGTTCCCTTGTGTGCATTTTCCTTTCACCTTGGATTTCCCCCAGAAGGCCCTTGAAGCATTACTCCTTTGACTTTTCCTGGAAGTccaggggaggagctggggtgtGGGTGGCGTGCAGGGCTCTGTGGGGTTGGGGGTTCCCAGTGCTTCTGCTGCCTCATGGGTGCTCCCCACTTCCCTTGATGTGTGGTAGTGACGATGACCGAGCCAACCTAATGTGGAAACGTTACCTGGAGCGAGAGGACAGCAAGATTGTGGGTATGGAATGGGGGGGAAATGTGGGAACacgagtgggggtgggggaggggtgcacaGGCTCCAGAGGGAGGAAAAGCTGGCACTGTCAGGGGGGTGAGAGCAGGACCGGGTGATGAAAACCGGAAACGGCATGGGGAGTTTGTTTGGAGTGTTGGTGGTGGGAACGGACCCAGCCAGGTACAGGGGCAGGAAGAGACGGGTATCAGAGAAAGCATGTCAGGCCCCCAACAGTGACTCGTTCTTCTGTCCCTTTGCTTCTGTCCAGACCTGTTTGTGGGCCAGTTGAAAAGTTGTCTCAAGTGCCAGGCCTGTGGGTATCGCTCCACGACCTTCGAGGTTTTTTGTGACCTGTCCCTGCCCATCCCCAAGGTGGGATTCCAGAGGATTCCAGGGGTGGATGGGACAGGGGTTCTGTGACCCGACCCTAGCCACCTCCAGAGTGTGGCCGGGACTCCTGTGGGTCTCTGGAGTGGAACTGAAGCCGGACTGATTGAGAAGAATCCGCAAAGGGAATGGAGACCACACTGACCCTCCCTTCCCTGTTCCCCCCTGCTCTGCAGAAAGGATTTGCTGGGGGCAAGGTGTCTCTGCGGGATTGTTTCAGCCTTTTCACCAAGGAAGAAGAGCTAGAATTGGAGAACGCCCCAGTATGTGGGGGCTCACAAGGGATGTAACAAGGGTGGGACAGGAGGGGGCCTCCCGAGGAAAAGGGACCGCGAGATGCCTTAGTGTGGGAAGAACCCACATGTCTGGGCTTGTGATGGAGCCTCTGGTATCCAACCTGGTGCTCCTAGGGCGAGGGGGTGTGGCCGGGGTTACGGAAGCAACGGGGAGCACATCACATTTGAGGGTGGACTGCGCTGGAGCTGCCTGGGGGGAGGAGCGCATTAACCTAACACCATTTGGCATTCGTTCAGGTGTGTGACCGGTGTCGGCAGAAAACACGGAGTACCAAAAAGCTGACAGTGCAGAGGTTCCCCCGAATCCTCGTGCTGCATATCCTAATCCTATTCCTATTCCTCTTAGGCTGTCTCCCCTGTGTTCTCTTGCAGAGGCTGGCCACTGGGAGCTGAGGTCTCCTTAGGAAAAGCCTaacccccagccctcctcccagggctcccagtatgtgttgggggcggggagaggacaCCATTCAGGCCCACAGTCCCCTCTAGAGATCCCCCGCCTCCCAAATGCTCCTTAACCAGGGCTTAGATCTGAATCGATTTTCCACCTCCCGAGGCTCCATCAAGAAAAGTTCAGTAGGTGTAGACTTCCCACTGCAGCGACTGAGCCTAGGGGACTTTGCCAGTGACAAAGCCGGTAAGTCTGGCGGGGAAGGCCCCATGGAACCCTGGGAAGGGGGCACTGTGCTGTTCTAAGGAGTCCTCCAACCCCTCAGGAAGCCCTGTATACCAGCTGTATGCCCTTTGCAACCACTCGGGCAGCGTCCACTATGGCCACTACACAGCCCTGTGCCGGTGCCAGACTGGTTGGCATGTCTACAATGACTCTCGGTGAGAACAGCCTCCTCTTAACTCCCACCCGTTCCCGTTGCAGCCCTGACACCCTgccagcagagtgcctggggacAGGGGAGCTGGGGTCTCTCCTGAGCGCTCCCTGGATGCCCTGGGGTTGTCGAGTGGGGCGGAGGGACTCCACAAGGCCAGTGACAagcctctctccccatctcccttccTAGTGTCTCCCCTGTCAGTGAAAACCAGGTGGCGTCCAGTGAGGGCTACGTGCTGTTCTACCAACTGATGCAGGAGCCGCCCCGGTGCCTGTGACGGTCCCTTTAAGCCCTGGCACCTGTGAAACCCTTTCAACACCCTTCAGCCCCAGTCTCCCCATTTACCTCAGAGACgtctatttttgtgtctttttaatcagggagggggggagggggtggctgtaGCTCccgttattttttttattaaaatgtacccTTCCAACCTGGAGGCTCCCTTGTCTCCCAGCCCCCTGTACAGAGCTCACCAGGCCCCGGCCCATGTACAGCCCCCAGACCCTCTGCAATCTCACTTTTTTGTGAataaatttattaagaaaaagtGATGTCCATAGTTGTATTTGTGCCTGGTGGATGGAGGTAAATGAATTGGGCCCAGGGGTCTTGTTGGGGCCCAGTTCTCTCTGAACAGGTGGGGGGGGCGCTCAAAGTCCAAGGGGAAGGgtcgcggggtgggggtgggggtgggggtgggggcgtggaCCCGGACATGTGTGCCTGAGCAGTGAAGGTTTTGTATTGGAAGAAGGAAAGCTCCGAGGAGGCCTGAAAAGGGAATGCAGGCATTGGGGCCACGGGTTTCTCCGGCCATGGGGCTGCCCCTCGAGGGCGAGACACCCAAGAACCCCTGTTGACAAACAGTTCGTTGCCGGGCGGCCCTAGCTCCCGTAGGCCCGATCTGTTGCTAACATCAAGAAGCTGTTTGTGGAGCCGCCTCCCCGCGGACTGGCCTCCAGTGTCTCCATCTATTTTCCCTACAACCAAACCTCACGAGGCCCTGTCTCCAGGGCTCTTGCCCTTATCTGGGCCCGGGACGCCTGAACTGGAGAATGCTAGCTGCAGGATTCTGCGCGGGCCCTGGGACGGGCAGGGCCTGTCCCGGCTGCTCGCTCCCATTTGGCACTGAAGCGGTTAACCTCCAGTTTCACTGGGCGGAGTCACCGCCCGTTCAGTGTTTTCATTGGTGAATGTGATCCGGGGCCTTCAGGACCCACCAatccagaggcaggaggagtAGAGTCAGACGCGTGCCGCGAGAATAGAGTGGACGGAGAGTCGGAGGGGCCGAAGGTCTTGGGGCGGGGGAGTGGCGGTCTGGAAGCACTTGTTGTccgggtgaggggtggggaggcagggcgcCCCCACGCTCGGGCCGGCAGGCCGCCGTTCGACCCCTGCGAAGGCAGATAGCGTGGGTGTGGCCCTTATCAGCCACTCAGCGGAACGCCCGGCGGGGTGAGGTCTCACGATCTCCACCGCCTCCTTTTCTCTCGTTCCCTGCTTCTCGTCGACGAGTCCTGGCCCCTGCGCGGGGATCTCACCGTTCCACTAACCCATCCGCGCCAGCTGCCTTGGCTTCTCCCGAAGCAGTGAGTGGCCGGCGTGGAACGCGGAGCCGGCGGGGCCTCTGGGACCAGGGCGCCCTCCGATCTGCCAGTCCATTTCGCCCCCTTGCTCCCAGGCTTCCCAATGGGCCGGACCGTGGTCGTGCTGGGCGGAGGCATCAGCGGCTTGGCCGCCAGCTACCACCTGAGCCGGGCCCCGCGTCCCCCTAAGGTGAGTGGCCCACCAGTTCCAGGGGGAACCTCACTTGATAACTCTTCTTCACTTCCAACCAAAGCTGGGTGGACCCTGGCCCGCCTCATTCCGCACGACTGCGGAGATGCCGCAGTGGCGCCTTCTCTTTGCCAGGTGGTCCTGGTGGAGGGCAGCGAGCGCCTGGGAGGCTGGATCCGCTCAGTCCGAGGGCCGGGCGGTGCAGTCTTTGAACTTGGACCTCGGGGGATTCGGCCGGCGGGAGCGCTGGGAGCCCGGACCCTGG containing:
- the UFC1 gene encoding ubiquitin-fold modifier-conjugating enzyme 1, translating into MADEATRRVVSEIPVLKTNAGPRDRELWVQRLKEEYQSLIRYVENNKNADNDWFRLESNKEGTRWFGKCWYIHDLLKYEFDIEFDIPITYPTTAPEIAVPELDGKTAKMYRGGKICLTDHFKPLWARNVPKFGLAHLMALGLGPWLAVEIPDLIQKGVIQHKEKCSQ
- the USP21 gene encoding ubiquitin carboxyl-terminal hydrolase 21, yielding MPQASEHRLGRTREPPLNVQPRVGSKLPFAPRARSKERRNPVPGPNPMLRPLPPRPGPPDERLKKLELGRGRTSGPRPRGPLRADHGVPLPGSPPPTVALPLPSRTNLTRSKSVSSGDLRPMGIALGGHRGAGELGAALSRLALRPEPPTLRRSTSLRRLGGFPGPPTLLSIRTEPPPSHGSFHMVSARPCEPFYSDDKMAHHTLLLGSGHVGLRNLGNTCFLNAVLQCLSSTRPLRDFCLRRDFRQEVPGGGRAQELTEAFADVIGALWHPDSCEAVNPTRFRAVFQKYVPSFSGYSQQDAQEFLKLLMERLHLEINRRGRRAPPILASGPAPTPPRRGGALLEEPELSDDDRANLMWKRYLEREDSKIVDLFVGQLKSCLKCQACGYRSTTFEVFCDLSLPIPKKGFAGGKVSLRDCFSLFTKEEELELENAPVCDRCRQKTRSTKKLTVQRFPRILVLHLNRFSTSRGSIKKSSVGVDFPLQRLSLGDFASDKAGSPVYQLYALCNHSGSVHYGHYTALCRCQTGWHVYNDSRVSPVSENQVASSEGYVLFYQLMQEPPRCL